One Methanobrevibacter sp. DNA window includes the following coding sequences:
- a CDS encoding CBS domain-containing protein has translation MRAKELMDKNFVYLNTNDSIVEVSKVMEEIRRFTCPVVNDNKQLIGWITSFDITRGLREGNEKISEIMSGYEEIGTVHENDPARKAVILTANNKFVTVPVVNDDKQIIGMVRACDIVELVSELYDIKVSKLYEAMQNQLKGVTWDELMDASALVSQKTTGVKISPKDYEANIMNSTFGEAIWSTGGLEKFFAGLISVGEIVIARRVGKARR, from the coding sequence ATGAGAGCTAAAGAGTTAATGGATAAAAATTTTGTATATTTAAATACAAATGATAGTATAGTTGAAGTTTCAAAAGTAATGGAAGAAATTAGACGTTTCACATGTCCTGTTGTTAATGATAACAAACAATTAATAGGATGGATAACTTCTTTCGACATTACTCGTGGATTAAGGGAAGGTAATGAAAAAATTTCAGAAATCATGAGTGGTTATGAAGAAATTGGGACTGTTCATGAAAATGATCCTGCAAGAAAAGCAGTAATCTTAACTGCAAACAATAAGTTTGTAACTGTACCTGTTGTAAATGATGATAAACAAATTATTGGTATGGTTCGTGCTTGTGATATTGTAGAATTAGTATCTGAATTATATGATATTAAAGTTTCAAAATTATATGAAGCAATGCAAAACCAACTTAAAGGTGTAACCTGGGATGAACTGATGGATGCATCTGCATTAGTATCTCAAAAAACCACTGGTGTCAAAATATCTCCTAAGGATTATGAAGCAAATATTATGAATTCTACTTTCGGAGAAGCTATCTGGTCAACTGGTGGTTTGGAAAAATTCTTTGCTGGTTTAATCTCTGTTGGGGAAATAGTAATTGCTCGTAGAGTTGGAAAAGCAAGAAGATAA
- a CDS encoding 4Fe-4S binding protein has product MNVSFIKQMKDLEREVLLKSVELDDDRDDFQFELDGFSANDEIIAVSPRCVRCNTCVGECPVNAIEPANIFRIAKITDKCVKCEICVQSCPVSAVKIIDNSIVYDSESEEKIIEYKLANVSSRHRVIRMNNISIDYSVDNNWDDCATLCPTNAFTLEFKEFFDDLDMDLGIELLEDELYPYVNEKMCIGCGACAEISLNDNAIELDRYFGPVIHSRFIDVNHDLCVNCYLCEENCPTGAIELVDGKVVLNDDKCIRCIECTHRCPVVALKREVIK; this is encoded by the coding sequence ATGAATGTGTCTTTTATAAAACAGATGAAGGATTTGGAACGTGAAGTTCTTTTAAAATCTGTTGAATTAGATGATGATCGTGATGATTTTCAGTTTGAACTGGATGGATTTAGTGCAAATGATGAAATCATTGCAGTTTCACCTAGATGTGTAAGGTGTAATACCTGTGTTGGCGAGTGTCCAGTTAATGCAATTGAGCCCGCTAATATTTTCAGAATAGCTAAAATAACTGACAAGTGCGTTAAATGTGAAATTTGCGTTCAATCATGTCCTGTTTCAGCAGTTAAAATAATTGACAATTCAATTGTTTATGATAGTGAAAGTGAAGAGAAGATAATTGAATATAAATTAGCTAATGTAAGTTCTCGTCATAGGGTAATTCGTATGAACAATATTTCAATCGATTACTCTGTCGATAATAATTGGGATGATTGTGCGACATTATGTCCAACCAATGCATTTACTCTTGAATTTAAAGAGTTCTTTGATGATTTGGATATGGATTTAGGTATTGAACTCCTTGAAGATGAGTTATATCCATATGTTAATGAAAAAATGTGTATTGGATGTGGAGCATGTGCTGAAATATCACTTAATGACAATGCAATAGAATTGGATCGTTACTTTGGTCCTGTAATCCACAGTCGTTTTATTGATGTCAATCACGATTTGTGTGTCAATTGTTATTTATGTGAAGAAAACTGTCCGACCGGAGCTATTGAATTAGTGGATGGTAAAGTTGTTTTAAATGATGATAAATGTATTAGATGCATTGAATGCACTCATCGTTGTCCGGTAGTGGCTTTGAAAAGAGAAGTGATAAAATAA
- a CDS encoding carbohydrate kinase family protein, translated as MEILDDDINAEVVGFGALNVDKLYSVGNIAGKDEESFIKSEIDAPGGSAANTIVGLSRLGRSTSIIGKIAEDEDGDLIEYNLAINGVYSNNLIYSETGSTGKCLGFVDDDGERCLYIDPGVNDEIKIDEINPINFMRCKVMHYTSFVGDSFKTQIELLDLLNENTVLSFDPGMLYVQKGFNELKPILDRTDILLINESELRLLCDNNEASLKDLARGFLEFGIETVVIKQGAKGVFAMNNQTDCFVESYECDVVDTTGAGDSFNSGFLYSFLKGYDLEKSCRIGNWVASKSIEGFGMDKFPSAKDLEAFF; from the coding sequence ATGGAAATTCTAGATGATGATATTAATGCAGAAGTAGTTGGATTCGGAGCACTGAATGTGGACAAACTTTACTCTGTTGGAAATATTGCAGGTAAAGATGAAGAAAGTTTCATAAAAAGTGAAATTGACGCTCCTGGCGGTTCTGCAGCAAATACAATTGTTGGTTTATCAAGACTTGGCCGTTCAACATCAATCATTGGAAAAATAGCTGAAGATGAAGATGGGGATTTAATAGAATACAATTTGGCCATTAATGGTGTTTACTCAAATAATTTAATTTACTCAGAGACAGGTTCAACCGGAAAATGCTTAGGTTTTGTTGATGATGATGGTGAAAGATGCTTATACATTGACCCTGGTGTAAATGATGAGATTAAAATTGATGAAATAAATCCAATCAATTTTATGAGATGTAAAGTAATGCACTACACATCTTTTGTTGGAGATTCATTTAAAACCCAAATTGAATTACTGGATTTGTTAAACGAAAATACTGTATTAAGCTTTGATCCTGGAATGTTATATGTTCAAAAAGGATTCAATGAGTTAAAACCAATCCTTGACAGGACTGATATATTACTCATCAATGAATCAGAATTAAGATTATTATGTGATAATAATGAAGCTTCCTTAAAAGATTTGGCTAGAGGATTTCTTGAATTTGGAATTGAAACTGTTGTAATTAAACAAGGGGCAAAAGGAGTATTTGCAATGAACAACCAGACTGATTGTTTTGTCGAATCATATGAGTGTGATGTTGTCGATACTACTGGTGCTGGAGACAGTTTTAACAGTGGATTTTTATATTCCTTCCTAAAAGGATATGATTTGGAAAAATCCTGTAGAATCGGAAATTGGGTTGCAAGTAAATCAATTGAAGGATTTGGAATGGATAAATTCCCTTCCGCTAAAGATTTAGAGGCTTTCTTTTAA
- a CDS encoding queuosine precursor transporter yields the protein MNLNFDFSEKRVIITAFFCMAFTIANLITVKVINIGFLGMETPAGVLIYPLVYILTNVVADVYGEKVAQRTILLGLATDILFVFMTTLILVLPSPAYFTGDSSLAFVFTQTPRILVASYISYLIGNFVNAKITAKVNAGKEYSSTKNLGILAFSELVDNFIFIGLAFIGVYAVTDILIMIISHWVLSLIWTAIAQPFTKMTVKWAEKGKPAEA from the coding sequence ATGAATTTGAATTTTGACTTTAGTGAAAAGCGTGTAATTATTACCGCATTTTTCTGTATGGCTTTCACAATTGCAAATTTGATTACTGTTAAAGTTATTAACATTGGATTTTTAGGAATGGAAACTCCTGCTGGAGTTTTAATCTATCCTTTAGTATACATTTTAACTAACGTAGTTGCAGATGTTTATGGTGAAAAAGTAGCGCAAAGAACTATCCTTTTAGGTCTTGCTACTGATATTTTATTTGTTTTCATGACAACTTTAATATTGGTATTACCTTCTCCAGCTTATTTCACAGGAGATTCCAGCCTTGCATTTGTATTTACTCAAACTCCAAGAATTCTCGTAGCTTCATACATCAGTTACTTGATCGGTAACTTTGTAAACGCAAAGATCACCGCTAAAGTAAACGCTGGTAAAGAATACTCTTCTACTAAAAACTTAGGAATTCTTGCTTTCAGTGAATTAGTCGATAACTTTATTTTCATCGGTCTTGCATTCATCGGAGTATATGCTGTTACTGATATCTTAATAATGATTATTTCCCACTGGGTATTAAGTTTGATTTGGACTGCTATTGCTCAACCATTTACAAAAATGACTGTAAAATGGGCAGAAAAAGGAAAACCTGCAGAAGCTTAA
- a CDS encoding formylmethanofuran--tetrahydromethanopterin N-formyltransferase, protein MSYEKVQDTFFEAFEGKYVRALITGPTKKIVERAAYDSTSTPSAVIGRVEGGVEGFLDESQTPDGRYGAVVQYWLGGDDVKKFAFELSYRLRQDVLVKPFTRIFDYSTSDSDEYIEMMDIVGHCGDGYEWIVEEYDRKMINVPIAVPDFQIEEKFKINDGIMGGNFWYLCTTPEVVIEAGEAVIDAIMNVEGATAPFDICSAASKPETNYPEIGPTTNHVYCPSLKESLGDVSKVPEGVNYIPEIVINAVDEESMNKAVKAGIDAALEFEGVVGISAGNFDGKLGDKNINLLDILK, encoded by the coding sequence ATGAGTTATGAAAAAGTACAAGACACATTCTTTGAAGCATTTGAAGGAAAATACGTAAGAGCTTTAATTACAGGCCCTACCAAAAAAATTGTTGAAAGAGCAGCTTATGATTCCACTTCAACACCAAGCGCAGTTATAGGAAGAGTAGAAGGTGGTGTAGAAGGATTTTTAGATGAATCACAAACTCCAGATGGAAGATATGGTGCTGTCGTTCAATACTGGTTAGGTGGAGATGATGTTAAAAAATTCGCATTTGAATTATCTTACAGATTAAGGCAAGATGTATTGGTAAAACCATTTACACGTATTTTTGACTATTCAACATCAGACAGTGATGAATATATTGAAATGATGGATATTGTAGGTCACTGTGGTGACGGATATGAATGGATCGTAGAGGAATACGATAGAAAAATGATTAATGTACCTATTGCAGTTCCTGACTTCCAGATTGAAGAAAAATTCAAAATCAATGATGGAATTATGGGAGGAAACTTCTGGTATTTATGCACTACACCTGAAGTAGTAATTGAAGCTGGTGAAGCAGTAATTGATGCAATAATGAATGTTGAAGGAGCTACTGCACCATTTGATATTTGTTCTGCAGCTTCAAAACCGGAGACAAACTATCCTGAAATTGGACCAACCACAAATCACGTTTACTGTCCTTCACTTAAAGAATCTTTAGGAGATGTTTCTAAAGTTCCTGAAGGAGTTAACTATATTCCTGAAATTGTAATAAATGCAGTTGATGAAGAATCAATGAACAAAGCAGTTAAAGCAGGTATTGATGCTGCTTTGGAATTTGAAGGCGTAGTTGGAATATCTGCAGGTAATTTTGATGGTAAACTTGGAGATAAAAATATAAATTTATTAGATATTTTAAAGTAA
- a CDS encoding 4Fe-4S binding protein: MIDSYTKTPRPLRHVDVEYFIDKTKCANCNDKPCLDSCPIDAIYVDNEEGLIKIKSTCFGCVLCRNSCPYDAISLDVHMDPPIKENVPNINVKLCKACGACVMACKKGSIHIVSDGKQPPHSEIDKDTCVRCGYCFRVCPTDAIKYGQLLPKTVKGGKAVVVNQKDCIGCMTCTRVCPSMGALNVARTNKLPYINPGYCARCEECMHSCPSGAIKYSSRKKAYKMYSEIKSFDIVSSIVDHDTKILSLDLISLNKVLEKVGKSIALEFNDLTFENFVEYKVNDEMERELSISLNSNIEVGEFTKLVGSYLMDRNIEVYNNKCIACGDCYNVCPAGAIELNGPNPIKINEDKCIYCGKCVEQCKFDAIGAYDDYFYSKDTDLYYARSYLHGQRLADFTISNPKCQACAICAKNCPTGALTLGDDIMEYDSEKCIYCRNCEAICPLDAIRIVNFR; this comes from the coding sequence ATGATTGACAGTTATACTAAAACACCAAGACCATTGAGGCATGTGGATGTCGAATATTTCATCGACAAAACAAAATGTGCAAATTGTAATGACAAACCTTGTCTTGATTCATGTCCTATTGATGCAATATATGTTGATAATGAAGAAGGTCTTATTAAAATAAAAAGCACTTGCTTCGGTTGTGTATTATGCCGTAATTCTTGTCCTTATGATGCAATATCTCTTGATGTACATATGGACCCACCTATAAAGGAAAATGTTCCAAACATAAATGTGAAATTATGTAAAGCTTGTGGAGCATGTGTAATGGCATGTAAAAAAGGTTCAATTCATATTGTTTCAGATGGAAAACAACCTCCGCACAGTGAAATTGATAAGGATACCTGTGTACGTTGCGGATACTGTTTCAGAGTATGTCCAACAGATGCAATTAAATACGGTCAATTGCTTCCTAAAACAGTTAAAGGAGGTAAGGCTGTTGTCGTCAACCAGAAAGATTGTATTGGCTGTATGACATGTACAAGAGTATGTCCTTCAATGGGTGCTCTTAATGTGGCTAGAACCAACAAATTGCCGTACATTAATCCTGGCTACTGTGCAAGATGTGAGGAATGTATGCATTCATGTCCTTCAGGGGCTATAAAATACTCTTCACGTAAAAAAGCTTACAAAATGTACAGTGAAATAAAATCATTTGATATAGTATCAAGCATTGTAGACCATGATACTAAAATACTTTCACTGGATTTAATCAGTTTAAACAAGGTTTTAGAAAAGGTAGGTAAGTCAATAGCTCTCGAATTCAACGATTTGACATTTGAAAATTTCGTTGAATATAAAGTAAATGATGAAATGGAAAGGGAGTTAAGTATCAGTCTTAATTCAAACATTGAAGTTGGAGAGTTCACAAAACTCGTTGGATCTTATTTAATGGACAGAAACATTGAAGTATACAACAATAAATGTATTGCATGCGGTGACTGTTATAATGTATGTCCTGCAGGTGCAATTGAACTAAACGGTCCAAATCCAATTAAAATTAATGAAGATAAATGTATATACTGCGGAAAATGTGTGGAACAATGTAAATTCGATGCAATTGGTGCATATGATGATTACTTCTATAGTAAAGACACTGACCTGTACTATGCAAGATCATACTTGCACGGTCAAAGATTGGCTGATTTCACAATTTCAAATCCTAAATGTCAAGCATGTGCAATTTGTGCAAAGAACTGTCCAACAGGAGCATTGACATTGGGTGATGATATCATGGAATATGACAGTGAAAAATGTATTTACTGCAGAAACTGTGAAGCGATATGTCCGCTCGATGCAATCAGAATAGTTAACTTCAGGTGA
- the upp gene encoding uracil phosphoribosyltransferase yields the protein MNEFVLDHPLITHKLAILRDIGTGTKEFRELVTEISTILVYESMRDAKLEKTTIETPLEKMETGKLNEDNYAIVPILRAGMGMVDGVLNVIPNAKIGHIGLYRDEETFEPVEYYYKMPEGIDNREVLVVDPMLATGGSASATISRLKRDGVTKIKLLCLVAAPQGIETIENNHPDVKIFCATVDRELNENAYILPGLGDAGDRVYGTK from the coding sequence ATGAATGAATTTGTTTTAGACCATCCATTAATAACTCATAAACTTGCGATTTTAAGAGATATTGGCACCGGAACTAAAGAATTCAGAGAACTTGTAACTGAAATTTCAACAATCCTTGTTTATGAATCAATGAGGGATGCAAAACTTGAAAAAACAACAATTGAAACCCCTCTTGAAAAAATGGAAACTGGAAAATTAAATGAAGATAACTATGCTATCGTTCCAATATTAAGGGCAGGAATGGGTATGGTTGACGGTGTATTGAATGTAATTCCTAACGCAAAAATAGGGCACATTGGTCTTTATAGGGATGAAGAAACATTTGAGCCTGTTGAATATTATTATAAAATGCCTGAAGGAATTGATAATAGGGAGGTTCTTGTAGTTGATCCAATGCTTGCAACAGGTGGAAGTGCATCAGCAACAATTTCCAGGCTTAAACGAGATGGTGTAACCAAAATTAAGTTGTTATGTCTTGTAGCGGCTCCACAAGGTATTGAAACAATCGAAAATAATCATCCTGATGTTAAAATATTTTGTGCAACTGTTGACAGGGAATTAAACGAAAATGCATATATCCTTCCGGGTCTTGGAGATGCTGGAGATAGGGTATATGGAACTAAATAA
- a CDS encoding uracil-xanthine permease family protein, whose product MVEENNNMLLGVRDKPPALRWVLLAVQHVCAMFGATILVPIVVNTTAGADVLSIPVALVTSGIGTLIYLICTRGRSPVYLGSSFAFIAPMVAGYALAGKASVFSALMLVGLVYVIVSCIIRVSGKAWINKLLPPVIVGPMIMVIGLSLAPTAINEIGLDLAVIPWQNLVVALIAFLTTAILAVRGKGILRVIPFLIGILVGYAVAAALGMVDFSQALSANVIEIPKFYVPFMNYNLNFAAALTIVPIALVTMVEHIGDHKVLSEIIGRDLIEDPGLDRTLLGDGLATFIAALLGGPANTTYGENTSVVGMTRVASVYVIALAALIAIVFAFSGHLTAFLTAIPAPVLGGISVLLYGFICVNGLKILIHNQVDFNNTKNVVVAATMLVLGLGGATLSVVCGNLSLAMSGMSLAAVVGVILNLAIPEEKHE is encoded by the coding sequence ATGGTTGAAGAAAATAATAATATGCTGCTTGGGGTTCGTGACAAGCCTCCGGCACTCAGGTGGGTTTTACTTGCTGTACAGCATGTATGTGCAATGTTTGGGGCTACAATTTTAGTACCTATTGTTGTAAACACCACTGCAGGTGCAGATGTTTTATCAATTCCGGTAGCGTTAGTTACATCTGGTATAGGTACATTAATTTACCTTATTTGTACTCGTGGAAGAAGTCCTGTATACTTGGGAAGCTCCTTTGCATTCATTGCTCCTATGGTAGCAGGTTATGCATTGGCTGGTAAAGCTAGTGTATTTTCAGCTTTAATGCTTGTTGGTTTAGTATATGTAATTGTTTCATGTATTATCAGAGTTTCCGGTAAAGCATGGATTAATAAATTGTTACCTCCAGTAATTGTAGGTCCTATGATTATGGTTATTGGATTATCTCTTGCTCCAACAGCTATTAATGAAATCGGTTTGGACTTAGCTGTAATTCCATGGCAAAATCTTGTTGTTGCATTGATTGCATTTTTAACTACTGCAATTTTAGCAGTTCGTGGAAAAGGAATATTACGTGTAATTCCATTCTTAATTGGTATTCTTGTAGGTTATGCTGTAGCAGCAGCTCTTGGTATGGTTGACTTTTCACAAGCTTTATCTGCAAATGTAATTGAAATTCCTAAATTCTATGTACCATTCATGAATTATAATTTGAACTTCGCAGCAGCACTCACAATTGTTCCAATTGCTCTTGTAACAATGGTAGAGCACATTGGAGACCACAAAGTATTAAGTGAAATCATTGGCCGTGATTTGATTGAAGATCCTGGTCTTGACAGAACCTTGCTTGGAGACGGTCTTGCAACTTTCATCGCAGCATTATTAGGTGGTCCTGCAAACACAACTTATGGTGAAAACACTTCTGTTGTAGGTATGACCCGTGTAGCATCCGTTTATGTAATTGCTCTTGCAGCTTTAATTGCAATCGTATTTGCATTCTCAGGACACTTGACTGCATTCTTAACTGCAATTCCTGCTCCTGTTTTAGGTGGTATTTCTGTTCTTTTATATGGATTTATCTGTGTAAATGGTCTTAAAATCTTAATCCACAATCAAGTTGACTTCAACAATACCAAAAACGTTGTTGTAGCTGCAACAATGCTTGTTTTAGGTTTAGGTGGAGCAACATTATCAGTTGTATGCGGTAACTTGTCCCTTGCAATGTCCGGTATGTCTCTTGCAGCAGTTGTCGGTGTAATCTTAAATCTTGCAATTCCGGAGGAAAAACATGAATGA
- a CDS encoding 4Fe-4S binding protein — MSSLMWYIFDFARKAWADAFTNAKTNPEIAEKPERFRDFPKVNKEYCIGCGACTVSCPSPNAIKIVREKDDETGEGSTYPVINPSSCIRCGFCAEVCPTEPKTLECGHNHFIHPEFNLIPSKRQFIVDDYLCIKCKKCAKKCPVEAISQTDSNVIVVDQLKCISCGECLDVCPVNGAMKGVFVDNLQDQKELILLCVNYLENFINNEEEDLRSLEHNGLLQYDVPLSEIWDEALKIMPDEEIALEIITNAVNRLKVRIIDWDKSKCKKCQLCIPDCPTNCISFYEVNDTIVRDKERCLRCSICYQTCPFSVIKYFMAKFALDDGENIHVTVKASNLNEDIVE, encoded by the coding sequence ATGTCATCTCTAATGTGGTACATATTTGACTTTGCAAGAAAAGCTTGGGCTGATGCATTTACAAATGCAAAAACAAATCCCGAAATTGCAGAAAAACCCGAAAGATTTAGAGATTTTCCTAAAGTAAATAAAGAATACTGTATAGGTTGTGGAGCATGTACCGTATCATGCCCATCCCCAAATGCAATCAAAATAGTAAGGGAAAAGGATGATGAAACTGGTGAAGGTTCAACATATCCTGTAATCAATCCTAGTTCTTGTATAAGATGCGGATTCTGTGCAGAAGTATGTCCAACAGAACCAAAAACATTGGAATGCGGTCACAATCATTTCATTCACCCGGAATTCAATCTTATTCCATCAAAAAGACAGTTCATTGTTGATGATTATTTATGTATAAAATGTAAAAAATGTGCTAAAAAATGTCCTGTTGAAGCTATAAGTCAAACAGACAGCAATGTGATTGTTGTAGATCAGCTAAAATGTATTTCCTGTGGAGAATGTCTTGACGTGTGTCCTGTTAACGGTGCAATGAAAGGAGTATTTGTCGATAACTTGCAAGACCAAAAAGAATTGATCTTATTATGTGTAAATTATCTTGAAAACTTTATCAATAATGAGGAAGAGGATTTAAGGTCATTGGAACATAACGGGCTTTTGCAATATGATGTTCCTCTCTCTGAGATATGGGATGAAGCATTAAAAATCATGCCTGATGAAGAAATAGCTTTGGAAATCATTACCAATGCAGTCAACAGGCTCAAAGTCAGAATCATTGATTGGGATAAATCAAAATGTAAAAAATGCCAATTATGTATTCCTGATTGTCCGACAAACTGTATTTCATTTTATGAAGTCAATGATACAATCGTAAGAGATAAAGAAAGATGTTTAAGATGCAGTATTTGTTACCAAACCTGTCCATTTTCAGTCATCAAGTATTTCATGGCTAAATTCGCACTTGATGATGGTGAAAATATTCATGTTACAGTAAAAGCATCTAATTTAAATGAGGATATTGTGGAGTGA